One Mycolicibacter sp. MU0083 DNA window includes the following coding sequences:
- the rsmA gene encoding 16S rRNA (adenine(1518)-N(6)/adenine(1519)-N(6))-dimethyltransferase RsmA gives MAGLQRETLTIGLLGAGDIRALADELDLRPRKSLGQNFVHDANTVRRIVDGAGVTADDHVLEVGPGLGSLTLALLEHGPTVIAVEKDPVLAARLPRTVADHAPDAAGRLDVLGRDVLTLRRDEVATAPTAVVANLPYNVAVPALLHLLAEFDSIRTVMVMVQLEVAERLAAEPGGKDYGVPSAKARFFGTVRRCGTVPPSVFWPVPRVNSGLVRIDRYQAAPWPDDGDFRRRVFALIDIAFAQRRKTSRNAFADWAGSGAASADWLQAAGIDPMRRGETLAITDFVRLLQVWEGPGGRASAADNSSANSEQDR, from the coding sequence CTGGCCGGTCTGCAGCGGGAGACGCTGACCATCGGGCTACTCGGGGCCGGTGACATCAGGGCCCTGGCGGATGAACTCGACCTGCGGCCGCGGAAATCACTGGGACAGAACTTCGTTCACGACGCGAACACGGTGCGCCGGATCGTCGACGGCGCGGGTGTCACCGCCGACGACCACGTCTTGGAGGTCGGTCCCGGGCTGGGCAGCCTGACCCTGGCGCTGCTCGAGCACGGGCCGACGGTGATCGCGGTGGAGAAGGATCCGGTGCTGGCGGCCCGGCTGCCCCGGACCGTCGCCGACCATGCGCCCGACGCCGCGGGCCGACTCGACGTACTCGGCAGGGACGTCTTGACGCTGCGCCGCGACGAGGTGGCGACCGCGCCGACAGCGGTGGTGGCGAACCTGCCCTACAACGTCGCGGTGCCGGCCCTGCTGCACCTGCTGGCCGAGTTCGACTCGATCCGCACCGTGATGGTGATGGTGCAGCTGGAGGTGGCCGAGCGACTGGCGGCCGAACCCGGCGGCAAGGACTACGGCGTGCCCAGTGCCAAGGCCCGATTCTTCGGGACCGTGCGCCGGTGCGGGACGGTGCCGCCGAGCGTGTTCTGGCCGGTGCCGAGGGTGAATTCCGGGTTGGTGCGCATCGATCGGTACCAGGCCGCGCCGTGGCCGGACGACGGTGACTTCCGCAGGCGGGTGTTCGCGCTGATCGACATCGCGTTCGCGCAGCGGCGCAAGACCTCCCGCAACGCGTTCGCCGACTGGGCCGGTTCGGGTGCGGCCTCGGCCGACTGGCTCCAGGCCGCCGGTATCGATCCGATGCGGCGCGGCGAGACCCTGGCGATAACGGACTTCGTCCGCCTGCTTCAGGTCTGGGAGGGGCCGGGCGGCCGCGCCAGTGCGGCCGACAACTCGTCGGCGAACTCCGAACAGGACCGGTAG
- a CDS encoding serine/threonine-protein kinase: MNGAPTDLGGYRVDREIGRGGHARVYRAHHPDDPDRPVALKILDEAHRIPAEHDRLDREFGFAAELAHPHVVAVHRHGPHWLAMQYVDGGNATGLRTVADKLLVVAQIADALDYAHRRGIVHGDVKPANILIAADLLRGGAVLIDFGAAHAVVDDVWKRRPAPEVSLPYTAPELLCGRAPTAATDEYALACTAVELLTGTPPFTAQSAADLMNAHLRLLPPPVSATLGPAARGADVVLQRALAKFPARRYRSCSEFADELSAALARPPGPSQT, encoded by the coding sequence ATGAACGGCGCCCCCACCGATCTCGGCGGCTATCGGGTCGACCGCGAGATCGGGCGCGGCGGACACGCGCGGGTGTACCGCGCCCATCACCCCGACGATCCGGACCGGCCGGTGGCACTGAAGATCCTCGACGAAGCCCACCGCATCCCGGCCGAACACGACCGGTTGGACCGCGAGTTCGGCTTCGCCGCCGAACTCGCCCACCCCCACGTCGTCGCGGTCCACCGCCACGGCCCGCACTGGTTGGCCATGCAGTACGTCGACGGCGGCAACGCGACCGGCCTGCGGACCGTCGCCGACAAACTGCTCGTCGTAGCCCAGATCGCGGACGCGCTCGACTACGCCCACCGGCGGGGCATCGTGCACGGCGACGTCAAACCCGCCAACATCCTGATCGCCGCGGACCTGCTTCGCGGCGGCGCGGTACTCATCGATTTCGGGGCGGCCCACGCCGTCGTCGACGACGTGTGGAAGCGGCGGCCCGCCCCCGAGGTCTCGCTGCCCTACACCGCCCCCGAATTGCTGTGCGGCCGGGCACCCACGGCGGCCACCGACGAATACGCGCTGGCCTGCACCGCCGTCGAGTTGTTGACCGGGACGCCGCCGTTCACCGCGCAAAGCGCGGCGGACCTGATGAACGCGCACCTGCGACTGCTGCCGCCGCCGGTCTCGGCGACGCTCGGGCCGGCCGCACGCGGCGCCGACGTGGTGCTGCAACGCGCCTTGGCGAAGTTCCCCGCGCGCCGCTACCGGTCCTGTTCGGAGTTCGCCGACGAGTTGTCGGCCGCACTGGCGCGGCCGCCCGGCCCCTCCCAGACCTGA